The nucleotide window attgacatAAGAAAATATGTTGTTCTACATGGAAGTTGCCCTTAATCTTTATTAGAATTGGGAAACTTCCATGTCGTGCCAACctcttatcatttttaaatatcttgatGTTTTCATACAACTCATAATTCTAACTACCCTTCACAAAACACTAGAGATATTGATCAGAATGAATGAACATTTGGGGGAATATACATGTTATGTGTAATCTTAGCTTAATTCGGCAGTATCTTTTTGATCTGCAGATTGcgacagagaagaagaaagtcTACAAATGGCAATATTAAAGAACATCAATAATCAATAGACAAAGTCAAACTGCaattaaacaataaacaatggaaaatttgaaacataaggaataatttcattattcaaTTCTGCAGAAGCTTctataatttcaaatttcttcactttgatatttgaaattaagataatttaagGTATTATATGTGTGTCTGTGTGTATATAGATAAATACAAAGACTTGCCTTCACCTTCTCTGCAGAGTCTCTCTTTCCTGTGTTGGTGAAAGAAAGATGTCTTCCTTCAGGGTCACGGCTTTTCTAGTTGTTCTTGTAGTGTTACTACCTTTGACTGCTCTGGGGGGTGGCGGCTTTGGGGGCCCTGGCGACCATGGGGGCGGCTGGGGCTTCAATGAGTTCTCACCATCTTATCCTCCCTTCGCTGGTACAACATCTGCCTATCTCTTTGGATGATTACAATTATATGCATGAGTTTACATGTACAAGTACTTGTTGCTTCTGTGAATTACAGAAAATCCATGTCATATGGTGGACTGTGGAAAGGGAACCTGCAATTCAAATGCCACTTTTCCATACAACTATGTCTGTGAATGTGAACCTGGTTGGAAGAGAGCTACTGATGATAACAACACATTCGATTTTGATTTTGGAAGATCTCATCACTTTTTTCTCCCCTGCATAATTCCAAACTGTAAGCTCTTTCTATTGCTTCATGTCTTTGACTGTATGGAGATTTTGCCATGGCAACATATTGAATTCTTTGGATCTTTTCAGGTACTCTTAACTATGGTGCCTGCCAGCCAGCCCCACCACCAGTTCCAGCCAGAACATGTCCCACCAATTTCTCTACCTATGACCGTAAACCACATACAAACATACCTTCTCATTAACATCCCCTCAATCTTTCATGTTTCTTCGTCTTGTGTTCCCAGTCATCACTTATTCTTTCATACTCTGTATGTTTTTAGCTTGTGATTGGATCTACTGTGGAGAGGGCAAATGCAATAGGACAACAACTTATAAGCACACATGTGAATGCAATCCTGGGTACTCTAATCTCCTCAACATTTCCTACTATCCATGCTACAGCAACTGTAAGAGCATAAATATGACGTTTTACTAATAACTACATATTAATTTGACTGCATCAAATCTGAAaactaattaaagaaacaattttgAATACTTAGGTACTCTTGGATCTGATTGTTCAACTCTTGGGATTACGGTTGCGAATGATCAAACAAAAGCAAATCATGGTGAGATGGACTGCAAATAACACAATAAACTTCTATTTCTTCCCCTGAAATCCTATCAAACTTCATTCTAAGTCAAGGCACATCCAATGATCTCattgtaattctttttttttctctatctttCAGGTAACTCACTTCAACCACGGAGGCTCCATATGATGGCCATATTGATGATGTTCATTGCTATGGCTCTGTGGAAGTAGGATACAATCTGATGGGTCAGGTCTAGGCTACTAGACTGTAGTCTCTTCGTGGAGACTTTACCATACTAGGATATAATCATTGGGTGAATTGTTGTTTCAATTCTTCGGGCGGATTCTTGTGtacaaattcagtttgaataaatAAGTCCGATACTGGCCTAGATGGAGGACGATTGTTGTATACAGAACGCTGTAGAATTAAAGTTGAGTATATATTATCGTTTTGTTTGTGTACCATGCCATATATGGTTGATTTGGTCATGTATCTATCGGAGCTTGTATTATGATTTTTCATTCTGTTGTCATCCTTTCTGTTTGGAAATTATTTTGTGGAGAGACTTCTTTTTAGAAAGAGACAGAACAGTTGCACTTAAGAAGTGATTAGTTACATGAATTGCATACGACAATAAGAGATGTAATTTAAATACAAGTTAATCTAGAACGTTGGTAGAAACCTTTAAGTGTGCGTTTGATTGAAGGAGATTAAAGATTACtctgataatctatcttttattatttactttattttgcttggtttataaataaaaaagatttcaataatcttctattaccaatgatgatgtgacagataatacaagaagtaatctgattatcatattcatcttacacattaaaagtttaataagataatattgattttattataatatataattttattattaagttttttagaGCAAACatattcttattttcaattaatataacaaataacataaaaaatattttaaaataattaaacctaatggtatttaagtaaaacaatatattgatattttttattacttttaaccaaataaaataattatttataataacctatttttataataatctttaagataatatattttcaagataattttttaattttagtaataaaacatttccaCCAGAATCAAATGCCCCCAAAGTAGTAGGAAGAGTGGTGTTCTCCCCTATATGCCATTTCTGTCTCCCATATTTGCATAATTTCCTTCGATCTCCATCCCCATCATCACGAGATAGCAATTATCTTCTGCCATTAGACAATCAACTGAATTCATCATACATCTGATACTCAATAAACTAGGGTCTAGATAAAGAAACGACAAAATTATATTCTCATGCTCTCACtcaaaccaaaattttctctaaaataatcaataatataatagtgATCGTAAACTTTCAAGTAGTAAACCGAACCACTTCAAAAATCTCATTGtgcttttgtttgtttgtattgaattacacctctaattttgcataCATCACAATGAGAAAATGGAGTGTCCGGTGAGAAATAAATATGTTGGGATAACTTCAAATGCAACAATcagttaaaacaaaaattattcattatacataaaaattgtgTACTGATGCAATTGGCAGCAATGAGACAATGACCCCAAAACAAAGTAGTGACCTATTCTAGAGGTGGAAATTTTAAGAGGTAATATAAAAACCAAAGAGAAGAACCAAGCAGAAACTAGCAAtcatttttgttaaatctaCTTCACTTTCCGGCCTAATAGAAGACTTCCTGTACGGGTTTCATTGAAGCCctcataaaaaatcaaaatcttgtATAATTAACAGAAAAGATGAAGGTAAAATCATCAACATATTACAGACTTCAATGTGCCATGCCTGGTTGTAATcagtataaaatattaaattacaagtTTCATTCTTGTTATGCATTCAAAGGCATAGCTTTAAGGAGCTTACGTTTGGTATTCAATATCTGATAAGGAGAACATCTCGGACTTGTCTGTAACTCAGAGAACAAGCTCTTGCAAGAAACTAGACAATAACCACTACTCGTTACACTTTCAATTTCAACCCAAATTTTCTCACTGAGAAGTTGCTTTAGCCAAAAATGAAGCATCCCATGCATTGTGCCACATCTTATCAATGATTGAAGAATCTTTGAGGTTCCACAGTGTAACCATATTAATTtccctaacaaattttatttcctCATTCATCATCCACTGCACATAACTATGCTTGCTTACTCCACTCTTAATTTCCCAGATGCACATTCAATCCCCTTTGTTCCCATTACCACAACATAAAGCAATAATACCCAGTTCGAAACTCAAAACATCCCCTGATCTTGGAAAGAAATTTAACAACATAAACAAGCATACGCTAAATTGTTGCAATTGATCACAACTGCTCAAcagaagaaatattattttctcattacACATTTAgttaagaaaattgaattgatgaaaCAACTTCATCATTCATTACTAGAAGTAATATCCATTAAACCAGTTTGTCTTCAATTATTGCACATATCCCAATTTGACACTGAAGAAGGGAAATTTATAATAATCCGAACTTCCCAATCTAACAATTtgagaaccaaaaaaaattccCAAACCCATCATAGTCATAATActgaacaagaagaagaagagacaagATCATGCATAAAGACCAGATTTTGAAGTCCTCACCATCACCATCAGCGTCACTTGTTCTTCACTTCAACTCCATTCCTCCCAGCAATAATGACAGCAGTTGCCATATTCAAAAACAATCCATGTTCCACAACTCCCTCGAGCTTCCCAATCTCCTCCCCAGCAGCAACCCCGTCCCTTATTGGCGTCTCAAAATACAAATccaaaatgtaattaaaattatcagttACATAAGGCTTCCCTTCTGGAGTCAATCTCAACTTCGCTTCAGTACCCAGTTCTTTAAACATCTCCTGAAGCCTAACCAAATTATATTTCCAGCAAAACTGAACCACTTCAACTGGCATTGCCAGTTTACTCCCGCCAAGTCCACTAACTAACTTTGTctcatcaacaacaacaacaaaattctTCGAAGCAGCTTCCACCATTTTCTCACGCAAAAGGGCTCCACCGCGGCCCTTTACGAGGTTAAGATCAGGGTCAACCTCGTCAGCCCCGTCAATGGCCAAGTCAAGAACTGGGTGTTCATCAAGTGTAGTGAGAGGGATGTTGAGCGATCTCGCTTGCTCTTCGGTGCGTTTAGACGTTGGGATTCCAATGATGTCAGTTAATTGGCCGGTTTTAAGGAGGAGGCCTAGCTTGTCGACAACGAAAGCGGCGGTGGAGCCGGTACCGAGGCCAAGAACCATGCCGGATTTGACATAGTCAACAGCCTTGTCAGCGGCGAGCTTCTTTAAGTCATCCTGGGTGAGAGCAGGAACAGCTTGGGCTCTGATGGAGAGGGAGGAGGGGAAACGCAATTTAAGGGGCTTAGGGGGGGGCATGATAAGATTGGGAGAGGCTTTGTGTAGAGGGGAGAGAAGGGATAAGGAGGCCATTTGGGTGGTAGTGGTGGAGGTGGTTGTCGTTGCGGTGGTGAGAAATGAGTTTGGTTGGATGAGAATTGGAAGGTGGACAGGGGATTTGTATATGGCCGAAACGCAACGTTTTAGGCAAAAACTCCAAAACGACGCGTACTGCCTAATTCAATTTCCCGTcaatctaaaaattatataaaatctttgTCAAAATCCAGCTTAAACAGTTCTCGAGTCTCTACTTTTTCCTCTTCCACGAATAATTCGTAAGCCATGTCTGGTGAATCGGCCAACTCAATTCAGAGAAGCCAAGTAAGTACGCtttaaagttttcattttttattttattttccccatAAAATCAATGCCTAAACTTGCAACCTGGCGACTGGGATTTTTGATAGTGGCAAGGTTCTTATTTTCTTATCGTATACTTTTTTGGTTAATGATAAGCAGGATATTCTGAAATTGTTAGAATGATGATGGGTTGTTGGCAAGATATGATTTTGTTAGTTTGCCAAGAAAATTTTATGGGAAACTGGGAATCTAGCTTCTCGGttttttgagttttgagttATGGTTTAAagacttttaatttgtttatccTATAATATTAGGGTTGTTGAGAGAAAGAGTCTATTAATATTGTTACTAAGGTTTGCGTGATCAGGTTGATCTATTGCACTTCATAGATTGGTCTGGAGTTGAATGCCTTAACCAAAATACTGCTCATTCTCTTCCCAATGCTCTTAAACAGGTAATTACATTCaaagttgttttcttttctttcttgattatAAACTATGgtagttatttaattttactacTTTAGCATATCAAAAGAATACTAATGGATAATAGGAATAGAAGTTTATTCTTTTATGTTGAAATAGCTTGATTATGTAAATAATGTAGGAAAGTGCATCCCAAATCAGCTTAAAATTTCATGATCTGGGGTCATGATGAATATAGGGAACTAAAAGTCTGAGTATATTAGttttttcttatgtaatttgTTGTGGGGTTAGGGAAATTGCAAGTTCACTCTGTTGTAGCATATATATTTTGTTGGGTTGTAGTTAGTGTTAGTTAAAATATCTACTAAACTTTGTCTAGCAGTGTGAAATCTGGCCATAGAAGTGAAATTGCATGGATGTACAGGTTGTCTTCTTTAGAATAGTTTGAATTTGGCATATCCAGTTCTACTTGTCTTCTTATGATAGTTTTTAGGGTTGTAAAGCTATGACTAATTTAGTTTTTCGTGAAGTAGGGTTACAGGGAAGATGATGGATTGTGTCTGGAAAGTGACGCAGATGAGCAACTTCTGATTTATATTCCTTTCACTCAAGTCATTAAACTTCATTCGTTTGTCATCAAAGGACCTGAAGAAGAAGGTGCTTATCAATCTTTAAATATGTTTGTTTTATGCACATGCATGGACTGCCTTTTGAATTCCAGAACAATACTGGATAGTgcaatcttaaattttttgtcatttgtcCAATCtggttgagaaaaaaaaatttaaaacaggCAGCAGTATGGAATGTTAGGAGCTATCAAACTTAGATCACACATTGTTAATGTTTCTTTTTATGACAAAGAATTAAGAGGATGTGAAAGAGTGAAAGGCTAGATATTTAATATGCATCATCTCCATTGTTGTTATACATGCATCATATTTATGAGatagaaaacttaatttttcttttctgagAGTAGCATGAATACAGTGTAGTGTTATTGGCAGACGTGTTACATAAGGTATTGCTCAATCCAATGTCTTGACCTTTGTGGGTGTTTCAGCTTTTTAAAGCAATTTTCGAGACTTAATGTTCTTTAGATTTATTCATTAGTGATGTGTTAGTAGTATTTATGTAAAAAGTTTCAACCATGAAGTGCTatcttgattctttttttttggttgtgtgTGTGGgttatatattactaatatgaAGGTTGTTTAATAGGTCCCAAGACTGTGAAACTTTTCTCAAACAGGGAACATATGGGATTTAGGTAATGTTTAACAGacaattatcttttattattttgattgttgTGGAAAGGAAATTATGTCTTAAGTTATATTTCATGTTCTTGTAACGATGACAGTAATGTCAATGACTTCCCTGCAAGTGACTCAGCTGTCTTAACCCCAGAAAATCTCCAGGTAGCATTTCATGCTCGTTCCTGCTTCTAATACTAGTCTCTATTATTGAAAATAACTTTTTCTTGGGACAAAATAATAGTCACACAATTTATGCATATCTATTCTTGTGTAGGGAAAACCTGTTGTCTTAAAGTTTGTCAAGTTTCAGAATGTTCGTAGGTAAGTTCAATGCTGACAGGTTAATAAAATACCTTCCTAGTTCTTATCGTGATATTCAATTGAAGTGTCAGTtggtctaattttaattatttgaatcaGCTTGACAATATTTATTGAGGACAATCAAGGGGGTTCTGATGTTACAAAAGTTCAGAAGATTGCCCTGTTTGGGACAACGTAAGTTTCTTCTATCATTGAATTGCATTACCAACTTTCGTTCTTTATTTCATGTTAtatttgtttccttgttctGTTTGTGTTAATTACAGTGTGGGTAAGTTACTCGTTATGGCACAGATAGTAGTAATATGAAACCAAATAATggttttctttatatgtatatatgaatatttttgttttcttttaatgtgTAGCTTAAAACTGTCAACTGCATACCAATTGTTATTACTACTGTAACCAGCCACACATTTCTATATGATTGAGCTATGAAATCATTATGCCGCATAAGTTGGTTGGCAGTAACTTTCACTGACAATACACCATATAAATTACCCATGTTAGAGAGCACACCTTATTCTAGTTGCAATGCCATGCTAATTTCAAGATTGCACCACATTATAATTTCAGAGTCAAAACCTCCATCAAAGTGCTTGGCATTCTTGATGAAGTGGCTTCATGCATTCCAGACATTTCTCATGAGTAATTCTAAATTTGGAGAATAGATATTATACTTAGTTTTTGCCTTTGATTGCAGTTTCAACATTTTTAGGCAGGATTTTTAAACGCAGCTGATAGTTTATTCatcaagaataaaattacaCTATTTGTTCTCTATACTATCATTTACTGGATTCATCAGCTTTTGTGATATCTCAGTAATGCATAATATTCAAGGATTTGAGAAGGCAAAAGGATTCTGGTTAATTGTCTTACAATTTTGTTGATGGTTTGGTTTACAATTCAGGGTTGAAACAACCGACATGAAGAGCTTGAAGAAGATTGAAGATGGCCACTGACCCTGAAAAGAACGAATGAATGTATGAACGAGAACCTGTATGCGTGGTGGCTTGGAagcatttttaatttttctcatttgcTTTATCCTAACTTGAATTATTTCTGAAGGATAAACCAGTTTGTTGCGTcaagaaaagtgtttttttttttatttttaaaattctggCATTTGACACTCAGGTTCTGTTGTGTTCTTCATATTGTGAAGTTTGATCACAGCGAACTCAAAGGGATTACAATACAAATTTGAGATCTGTTGAGGGAAAAGTTTACTAATGTTTTGGGGCAATGAAGCCACTCACAATACACTTCAAGAGGGAAAAAGCAACAAAATATAGGCATTGTTTGATATTGATGTCAACAAAAGATTACCCGGTTAAAATTCCTACCGTTTTCCGGATCCAAAATAGTCAAATATACCCAATTCCCGCAAGGATTGTGATTGTTAATTAAAGTATAAATATGCAAGGCATGAAACGCAAGTTATTGCCCGTTATATCTTTGTACTGGCAACTCACTGAGAGAGAAATCTTAGAGGCGGATTTCTCCTATTAGGCTCAGTACATGAAGATTCTGATGAATTAACATAAGAGGAGGGGCAAATGTAATCCATAAGGCACCTCAACTTCACACTTCGGCTGGTGATTTACACATTCGTGTTAACTGCTACTTGCATACAGATCAATGCTACCTATTTGAAATCGAGGATTTGATGTATCTCGAACTGCCAGAAACCTAAACCTGTCAGTGGAGATAATGTAAGGTTTGAGAACTCGGATGCACGTGTAAAGATCCTGAGGAAATAATTTACCTGAAAACATTTGATGGAAATCCAGTTGACTTAATCTTAAATGTTTTACGCTGGAAACGATTTTCAAACATCTGAGAAGTTTGTATATCCAAAACCCGCCAGCTGGATCCCCCATCGCCACTTCCCTCAAGAACCCTGTAAAGAAGGAATTAACACATCAGGGGTAAGGCAATAATTCTTAAACTAGAGTTAGAATGCATAGCTAAACATTCATTTATGTAGGGGCAGATGAACCTGCAAACAAGCTTATATCATGGACTCAAAAAAACCCATTGTGGTAATCTTAAATTTGTTGGGAAGTATATTTCAATACCGAATAGGcagtttaaaatcaaactagtCAAATACCGACAGGGAAGAACATGGAGCTCCTTTTAACAAATAGAACTTAAAAAACCAAGCCacttaacaataaaaatatccCTCAAGCTCATATATGacagaaaatttaaaaaaaaaatcagggttttaaattctaaaaatcatACCAATCCATTGGATCCCTCTCTGGAACATCATTGGCTGACATCAACTCGTATCCCACAAGTTCATGCATCTGGTTGTCCGCTAGTTTATATATTATCCAACAACCTACATGATGAAATTCAGTTactaaataacataaaaaaagtttagtCACATGCATGGTTCATACGAATGTGCAACCAACATAGAAAATGAAGGGTGTTTTCTTAAGGGGTGCATGTGTCCACAGTCACAACAAtgctattattatattttgatttatttattatttttcatggttaaagaaaatagagaaataGGCCAATgcaattacaataaaatttaaaaaaatagcataTCAAATAATCAAAGGCAGAAGTTTTCTGATACAAATCTTTTCATAGTTGTTTTTACAGGGTTTATTCACATTGAATCACATTTTAATACAATGAACAAGCAAAAACACTAGAAGCAGAAATCTTAACAGctttcaaaagcaaaattttagGGCAACTGTCAGATAATAACAGGGATACACCAACTATCAagagttttcttttattattgttttttttaatatttcatctttGAGATTGTTAAAATTCTTCCAATCAACGGGGAATACTGAGATGAGATGTTATCattaaaacataacataaacattTTACAGGCATTTCGAAGAGCAAAAAAGTAAAAGGCCAAACCATAGTGCTCACAGATTGTACCAGAAAGAATTTTCtgaaatcaaaaccaaaactaaacttaaggcaatatttatcaattaattaaaacacCTAGCACGTATCTGAGAGTTCACGCCCAAAGACTATAAATGCTGCTTGAATTATTTAGATCACTTTCAGCTTGATTTAGCTTATATAATGGTAACAAAGTAAAAGGTTTATTTGGTTCACCATACCTTTAGCACCATTTGGTTCTTCCCATTTAGATGACCGAGTTCCATCAAAAGCTGATGTGGCCTGACAGTTCCATTAAAAGTGAACTTCTGAAGGAAAATTTGAGAGGCACAAACTCTATATCACTTAAAATACAAACTAACATTATAGACAAGTCAAATACTACTTACAATCCCAAAAGGAATCTCTTCTCCACTTGCTAAGACAAATCCAGAATGAATTCGGTTTAACTTCAGAAGTGGCAGAGAAAGAGAATCTCTACTGAAATTATTGCAATTTTTAATATCATGGATTA belongs to Mangifera indica cultivar Alphonso chromosome 2, CATAS_Mindica_2.1, whole genome shotgun sequence and includes:
- the LOC123209221 gene encoding probable ribose-5-phosphate isomerase 3, chloroplastic, which encodes MASLSLLSPLHKASPNLIMPPPKPLKLRFPSSLSIRAQAVPALTQDDLKKLAADKAVDYVKSGMVLGLGTGSTAAFVVDKLGLLLKTGQLTDIIGIPTSKRTEEQARSLNIPLTTLDEHPVLDLAIDGADEVDPDLNLVKGRGGALLREKMVEAASKNFVVVVDETKLVSGLGGSKLAMPVEVVQFCWKYNLVRLQEMFKELGTEAKLRLTPEGKPYVTDNFNYILDLYFETPIRDGVAAGEEIGKLEGVVEHGLFLNMATAVIIAGRNGVEVKNK
- the LOC123209222 gene encoding uncharacterized protein LOC123209222 gives rise to the protein MSSFRVTAFLVVLVVLLPLTALGGGGFGGPGDHGGGWGFNEFSPSYPPFAENPCHMVDCGKGTCNSNATFPYNYVCECEPGWKRATDDNNTFDFDFGRSHHFFLPCIIPNCTLNYGACQPAPPPVPARTCPTNFSTYDPCDWIYCGEGKCNRTTTYKHTCECNPGYSNLLNISYYPCYSNCTLGSDCSTLGITVANDQTKANHGNSLQPRRLHMMAILMMFIAMALWK
- the LOC123209224 gene encoding PITH domain-containing protein At3g04780-like, producing MSGESANSIQRSQVDLLHFIDWSGVECLNQNTAHSLPNALKQGYREDDGLCLESDADEQLLIYIPFTQVIKLHSFVIKGPEEEGPKTVKLFSNREHMGFSNVNDFPASDSAVLTPENLQGKPVVLKFVKFQNVRSLTIFIEDNQGGSDVTKVQKIALFGTTVETTDMKSLKKIEDGH